A stretch of Cucumis sativus cultivar 9930 chromosome 2, Cucumber_9930_V3, whole genome shotgun sequence DNA encodes these proteins:
- the LOC116402129 gene encoding uncharacterized protein LOC116402129 — protein sequence MAKAGYDFTAHTEFKSLEIHDRPELSSTQKKLLREGHSIPVSRKGLGYKSPEPIRITKKGKEKVVDINHITIEEDDNTDVKEGDNQRISVFDRIRPSVARPVVFERLSMTEAERERLQSVPNLERHSVFRRLTTTPIKEESTCHALTTTRPSAFERLGVSKKKNVQAPRAPIFNHLGDKGSHDNIDSNIDTKKKEPMSRVKVWRRIKHTDVDNYRSKKFPCETKENGEIHSNVPSRMKRKTFVTLNTSQGSLKVKRHDVILTNPEKEGSEQGEGETSCHHITIIEESETGTHEEDAENAPQSLEDGGQSTVDELKEVNLGTIEEPRPTFISASLSNEEVDKYMSLLTEYRDIFAWSYKEMPGLDPKVAVHHLAIKPGYRPIKQAQRRFRPELIPQIEVEVNKLIEAGFIREVKYPTWIANIVPVRKKNGQLRVCVDFRDLNNACPKDDFPLPITEIMVDATTGHEALSFMDGSSGYNQIRMALSDEEMTAFRTPKGIYCYKVMPFGLKNVGATYQRAMQKVFDDMLHRYVECYVDDLVVKTKRRQDHLKDLKVVFDRLRKYQLRMNPLKCAFGVTSGKFLGFIVRHRGIEIDQSKIDAIQKMSRPKSLHDLRSLQGRLAYIRRFISNLAGRCQPFQKLMRKGENFVWDEACQNAFDSIKKYLLTPPVLGAPVPDKPLILYIAAQERSLGALLAQEEVKGKERSLYYLSRTLIGAEVNYSPIEKMCLALFFAIDKLRHYMQAFTVHLVAKADPIKYVLSRPIIAGRLAKWAVLLQQYDIVYIPQKAIKGQALADFLADHPIPSDWKLCDDLPDDEVFFTEVMEPWTMYFDGAARRSGAGAGIVLISPEKHMLPYSFALSELCSNNVAEYQALIIGLQIALEIGVSFIEVYGDSKLIINQLSLQYDVKHEDLKPYFAYARQLMEKFDNVMLEHVPRVENKRADALANLATALTMPDDVTLNIPLCQRWIIPPVRPECQEVNMATSYLIDEEDWRQPIIEYLEHGKLPKDSRHKIEIRRRAAHFIYYKGTLYRRSLEGLFLRCLGKEDSVKALKEVHAGVCGAHQSGPKLQFQLRRMGYYWPKMIQDSIDYVKKCEPCQYHANFIHQPPEPLHPTVASWPFEAWGLDLVGPITPKSSAGHSYILAATDYFSMG from the coding sequence ATGGCGAAAGCAGGTTATGACTTCACAGCTCACACCGAGTTTAAAAGCTTGGAAATTCATGACCGACCTGAGCTCTCCTCAACTCAAAAGAAGCTTCTACGGGAAGGACATTCTATACCCGTGTCGAGAAAAGGACTCGGATACAAGTCGCCAGAACCGATCCGTATAACTAAAaaggggaaggaaaaagtggtTGACATCAATCATATAACTATAGAGGAGGATGACAATACTGACGTAAAAGAAGGTGATAATCAGAGAATCTCAGTATTTGATCGAATTAGACCATCTGTTGCACGTCCCGTAGTATTTGAAAGGCTAAGCATGACAGAGGCAGAAAGAGAAAGGCTCCAGTCAGTACCAAACCTTGAGAGACATTCGGTCTTTCGAAGGCTAACTACGACTCCcataaaggaagaaagcaCATGCCATGCCTTGACAACTACAAGACCATCAGCCTTTGAAAGGCTAGGTgtgtctaaaaagaaaaatgtacaagCACCCCGTGCTCCGATTTTTAATCATCTCGGGGATAAAGGATCACACGACAACATTGATTCCAACATagatacaaagaagaaggaaccaATGTCTCGTGTGAAAGTTTGGCGTCGAATTAAGCATACAGATGTCGATAATTATCGTAGTAAGAAGTTTCCTTGCGagacaaaggaaaatggagaaattcatAGCAACGTTCCTTCtcgcatgaaaagaaaaacttttgttactcTCAATACAAGTCAAGGTTcgttaaaggtaaaaagacaTGATGTTATACTAACGAATCCTGAAAAAGAAGGGTCGGAACAAGGGGAAGGTGAAACTTCATGTCATCACATCACCATTATTGAGGAATCAGAGACTGGAACTCATGAAGAAGACGCAGAAAATGCCCCACAAAGTTTAGAGGATGGTGGTCAATCTACTGTAGACGAGCTAAAAGAGGTGAACCTTGGTACAATAGAGGAACCACGTCCGACTTTCATTAGTGCGTCCCTCTCTAATGAAGAGGTGgataaatatatgagtttgcTCACCGAATACAGGGACATCTTTGCGTGGTCGTACAAGGAGATGCCAGGACTTGACCCAAAAGTAGCAGTCCATCATCTTGCAATTAAACCTGGATATCGACCGATTAAACAAGCACAACGACGTTTTCGACCGGAGCTTATCCCTCAAATCGAGGTGGAAGTCAACAAGTTGATCGAAGCAGGATTCATTCGCGAGGTCAAATATCCAACGTGGATAGCAAACATTGTccctgttagaaaaaaaaatggacaacttCGCGTTTGTGTAGACTTTCGCGATCTGAATAATGCATGCCCTAAAGATGATTTTCCCTTGCCCATCACCGAAATCATGGTTGATGCAACTACTGGACACGAGGCGTTGTCGTTTATGGATGGGTCGTCtggatataatcaaatacgGATGGCCCTCTcagatgaagaaatgacagCTTTCAGAACTCCAAAGGGAATATACTGTTACAAGGTGATGccctttggattgaaaaatgtcGGCGCTACTTATCAACGTGCCATGCAGaaagtgtttgatgatatgttgcacaggtatgttgaatgttatgttgATGATCTTGTAGTCAAAACAAAGAGACGACAAGACCATTTGAAGGATCTAAAAGTCGTGTTTGATCGCTTGCGAAAATATCAGCTAAGGATGAACCCTCTCAAGTGTGCGTTTGGTGTAACTTCAGGAAAATTTCTTGGCTTCATTGTAAGGCATCGAGGGATCGAAATAGACCAGTCCAAGATTGATGCCATTCAGAAGATgtcaagacctaaaagtttgcATGACCTAAGAAGTCTCCAAGGACGACTGGCTTACATCCGAAGGTTCATCTCTAACTTGGCCGGTCGGtgtcaaccttttcaaaagttgatgagaaaaggagaaaattttgtgtgggATGAAGCTTGTCAGAACGCTTTTGAtagcataaagaaatacttgcTTACTCCCCCAGTGCTGGGAGCTCCAGTACCTGACAAACCACTAATATTGTACATTGCTGCACAAGAAAGGTCCTTAGGAGCATTACTGGCACAAGAAGAGGTAAAGGGAAAGGAGCGTTCTCTCTACTATCTAAGCAGAACATTAATTGGGGCTGAAGTTAACTATTCTCCTATCGAAAAGATGTGTCTTGCACTTTTCTTTGCCATTGATAAGTTGAGGCATTATATGCAGGCCTTCACGGTTCATCTAGTGGCAAAAGCAGACCCTATAAAGTATGTTCTATCCAGGCCAATCATCGCTGGACGCTTAGCCAAATGGGCGGTTCTACTCCAACAATATGACATTGTCTATATTCCCCAAAAGGCGATAAAAGGACAAGCGCTAGCAGACTTTTTAGCAGACCACCCAATTCCTTCGGATTGGAAGTTATGTGATGACCTACCAGACGATGAGGTTTTCTTCACAGAAGTTATGGAACCTTGGACTATGTACTTCGATGGTGCAGCTCGAAGAAGTGGTGCGGGGGCAGGCATTGTCCTCATTTCTCCTGAGAAGCATATGTTGCCTTATAGCTTTGCACTTTCCGAATTGTGTTCAAACAATGTGGCTGAATATCAGGCTTTGATAATTGGCCTTCaaatagcattagaaatcGGAGTGTCATTCATAGAGGTCTATggtgattcaaaattgataatcaatcaACTCTCGCTTCAATATGACGTGAAACATGAAGACTTGAAGCCATATTTTGCTTATGCTCGACAATTGatggaaaagtttgataatgtgatgttagaacatgtccctagagtagaaaataagagagcgGATGCATTGGCAAATTTAGCCACGGCCTTGACCATGCCAGATGATGTAACTCTGAACATACCACTTTGTCAACGATGGATTATACCCCCAGTTAGGCCTGAATGTCAGGAAGTGAACATGGCAACAtcctatttgattgatgaagaagattggcgTCAACCCATCATAGAGTATCTTGAACATGGAAAGCTTCCAAAGGATTCTcgtcataaaattgagatacgaAGAAGGGCAGCacacttcatttattacaagGGAACTTTATATCGCCGTTCTCTTGAAGGGCTCTTCCTTCGATGTCTCGGAAAGGAAGATTCGGTAAAAGCTCTAAAGGAAGTACATGCAGGTGTTTGTGGAGCACATCAATCGGGACCAAAGCTTCAATTCCAGCTAAGAAGAATGGGCTACTACTGGCCTAAGATGATCCAAGATTCAATAGACTATGTGAAGAAGTGTGAGCCTTGTCAATACCATGCAAACTTCATACACCAACCTCCAGAACCTCTTCATCCAACTGTGGCTTCTTGGCCTTTTGAGGCTTGGGGACTCGATCTGGTTGGCCCCATTACACCAAAATCATCAGCAGGACATTCTTATATCCTAGCAGCAACAGACTATTTTTCAATGGGCTGA